The Mucilaginibacter mallensis genome has a segment encoding these proteins:
- the rhuM gene encoding virulence protein RhuM/Fic/DOC family protein, whose product MTDDKIIIYKTEDGQTSVDVKIENDNVWLTQSQLQELFNQTKQNISLHINNIFKEEELSKASVVKESLTTAADGKNYKTKYYSLDVIISVGYRIKSKRGTQFRIWANTVLKDYLIRGYVINERKLKEQAEQFNSLKQTVQLLGNVLKNKELNTDEATGLLKVVTDYSYALDILDKYDHQQLIIEGTTDQQLFIATYENAVSAIKDLKDKFGGSSLFGNEKDDSFKGSIGVIYQSFGGINFYPTIEEKAANLLYFVVKNHSFSDGNKRIAAYLFVWFLEKNRVLYRGDGSKRLADNALVALTLMIAESKPEEKDMMVKVVVNLINSKN is encoded by the coding sequence ATGACTGACGATAAAATAATAATATATAAAACAGAAGACGGTCAAACATCAGTTGATGTAAAAATCGAAAACGATAATGTCTGGCTTACTCAGAGTCAGTTACAGGAACTTTTCAATCAGACCAAGCAGAATATAAGCCTTCACATCAATAATATATTTAAGGAAGAAGAACTTTCAAAGGCATCAGTTGTCAAGGAATCCTTGACAACTGCTGCGGACGGAAAAAACTACAAAACTAAATACTATTCACTTGACGTGATTATTTCAGTTGGCTATAGGATTAAATCGAAAAGAGGCACACAATTTAGAATCTGGGCCAATACTGTTTTAAAGGATTATTTAATAAGGGGGTATGTAATAAATGAGAGAAAACTTAAGGAGCAGGCAGAGCAGTTTAACTCATTAAAGCAAACGGTACAGCTATTAGGAAATGTATTAAAAAACAAAGAACTAAACACAGATGAAGCAACTGGTTTATTAAAAGTTGTTACAGATTATAGCTATGCGCTAGATATTCTCGATAAATACGATCATCAACAACTAATAATTGAAGGCACTACGGATCAGCAATTGTTTATTGCAACATATGAAAACGCTGTGAGTGCAATCAAGGATCTAAAAGATAAATTTGGTGGTAGTTCGTTATTTGGAAATGAAAAAGATGATTCTTTCAAAGGTTCTATTGGCGTGATATATCAATCATTTGGGGGCATTAATTTCTATCCTACTATAGAGGAAAAAGCGGCCAATCTATTGTATTTTGTCGTTAAAAACCACTCTTTTTCCGATGGAAATAAACGTATTGCAGCCTATCTTTTCGTGTGGTTTTTAGAAAAAAATAGGGTACTCTATCGTGGAGACGGCTCTAAGCGGTTAGCGGATAATGCACTTGTGGCCTTAACGCTAATGATTGCCGAAAGCAAACCTGAAGAGAAAGATATGATGGTAAAAGTTGTTGTAAATCTGATTAATTCGAAAAATTAG
- the uxuA gene encoding mannonate dehydratase, translated as MLSNLTQTFRWFGPQDPVTLQSVRQTGATGIVTALHHIPVGEEWTLDEINTRKAIINAAGLDWDVVESVNIHESIKTAGSERDKYIELYIKSLKNLAKADIKTVCYNFMPVLDWTRTDLDYRLPNNASALRYDARALAAFDLYILERASASATYTPDQQQKAKAFLDALSADEKQQLINNLLAGLPGTNKTLTIPEFNEYLQRYDKTDAKALKNNLAYFLQGIIPAAEEAGVKMCIHPDDPPFPILGLPRVVSTEADLLDVVNSCPSPSNGLTFCTGSLGARPDNDLPGIVERLGANFHFLHLRNVRREADGSFYEDEHLNGSTDMYAVMKNIILEQKKRAESGREDIAIPMRPDHGHKLLDDFRYNTYHGYSAIGRLKGLAELRGLEMGIKRSLFDA; from the coding sequence ATGCTTAGCAACTTAACACAAACTTTCCGCTGGTTTGGGCCTCAGGACCCTGTTACTTTACAATCTGTACGACAAACCGGTGCCACAGGCATTGTAACTGCATTACATCATATACCTGTTGGCGAGGAGTGGACTTTGGACGAAATTAACACACGTAAAGCCATTATTAATGCCGCCGGACTGGATTGGGACGTGGTAGAAAGCGTAAATATTCATGAAAGTATTAAAACCGCCGGCAGTGAGCGTGATAAATATATCGAGCTGTATATTAAGAGCCTGAAAAACCTGGCTAAGGCTGATATAAAGACGGTATGCTACAATTTTATGCCCGTGCTTGACTGGACACGTACCGACCTGGATTATCGCCTGCCAAATAATGCCTCCGCCTTACGATATGATGCACGTGCATTAGCTGCTTTCGATCTGTATATTTTAGAACGTGCAAGTGCATCTGCAACTTATACGCCTGATCAGCAACAAAAGGCAAAGGCATTTTTGGATGCTTTGAGCGCCGATGAGAAACAACAGCTTATTAATAACCTATTAGCCGGTTTGCCTGGAACTAATAAAACACTAACCATTCCCGAATTTAATGAGTATCTGCAACGCTATGATAAAACAGATGCTAAGGCCTTAAAAAATAACCTGGCTTATTTTCTGCAGGGTATTATACCTGCAGCTGAGGAAGCGGGCGTAAAGATGTGCATCCATCCTGATGATCCGCCATTTCCTATATTGGGTTTACCGAGGGTTGTTTCTACAGAGGCTGATCTGCTGGATGTGGTTAATTCTTGTCCTTCTCCAAGCAATGGCTTAACTTTTTGTACAGGCTCATTGGGTGCAAGGCCTGATAATGATTTGCCGGGGATAGTTGAGCGCCTGGGTGCAAATTTTCACTTTTTGCATTTACGCAATGTAAGGCGCGAGGCTGACGGAAGCTTTTATGAGGACGAACACTTAAATGGCAGTACAGATATGTACGCGGTGATGAAAAATATTATCCTCGAACAAAAAAAACGCGCTGAAAGCGGCCGGGAAGATATTGCCATACCTATGCGGCCGGATCATGGGCATAAATTGCTTGATGACTTCAGGTACAACACTTATCATGGTTACTCAGCTATCGGGAGATTAAAAGGACTTGCAGAGCTCAGGGGGCTTGAAATGGGCATTAAACGCAGTTTATTTGACGCTTAA
- a CDS encoding site-specific integrase — MLEKSFGLFFFLKKPKNEKGNARYIYLRLTIDGISKDLATKRQWDNLRWNASAGRATGLKEDAKALNSYLDVMCSKVYQAKKMLMDADRLLTAENLKNVLTGQGEEKRMILAAFKHHNEQMKALVGQEFAPSTLMRYKTAHDHTAAFIKWKYQVDDVDVKDLDYEFVSQFAFWLKSVRKCGHNATMKYLGNFKKIVLECIKKGWLLKDPFAGFKTNRKEVIRTALTKDELSDIACKEFGTDRLNHVRDIFLFSCYTGLAYVDVYKLRRSDIVTGVDGGKWIVTTRQKTESATRLPLLPVALDIMARYENDPKCVNKGLVLPVLTNQKMNSYLKEIADGCTINKNLTFHIARHTFATTVTLNNGVPIETVSKMLGHKSLKQTQHYAKIVDLKISEDMEMLKSRLQQIGATQTLTVS, encoded by the coding sequence ATGTTAGAAAAAAGCTTCGGGCTGTTCTTCTTTTTGAAGAAGCCTAAAAATGAAAAAGGAAATGCCAGGTACATTTATCTGCGTTTAACAATTGATGGCATATCAAAAGATCTAGCCACTAAAAGGCAATGGGATAATTTGCGCTGGAATGCTTCGGCTGGCCGGGCGACCGGCTTAAAAGAGGACGCAAAAGCGCTCAACAGTTATCTGGATGTAATGTGTAGCAAGGTTTATCAGGCAAAGAAAATGCTAATGGATGCAGATAGGCTTTTGACTGCGGAAAACCTCAAAAATGTCTTAACGGGTCAAGGCGAAGAAAAGCGAATGATCCTTGCAGCGTTCAAGCATCACAATGAACAAATGAAAGCGTTGGTTGGCCAGGAGTTTGCACCTTCTACATTAATGCGTTACAAGACTGCACACGACCACACAGCAGCCTTTATAAAGTGGAAATATCAAGTTGATGACGTTGATGTCAAAGATCTGGACTATGAATTTGTCTCTCAGTTTGCATTTTGGTTAAAAAGTGTTAGAAAGTGCGGGCACAATGCGACTATGAAGTACTTGGGAAACTTTAAAAAGATAGTATTGGAGTGCATTAAAAAAGGCTGGTTACTTAAAGATCCTTTCGCGGGATTTAAAACCAACAGGAAAGAGGTGATCCGTACTGCACTTACTAAAGACGAACTAAGCGATATTGCTTGCAAAGAATTTGGAACCGACAGGCTGAACCATGTACGTGATATTTTTCTTTTCAGCTGTTATACTGGTTTAGCCTACGTAGATGTTTACAAACTGAGGCGGTCAGATATCGTCACAGGTGTAGATGGAGGCAAATGGATTGTTACCACCCGTCAGAAAACAGAGTCTGCTACACGCCTGCCTTTGCTGCCTGTCGCATTGGATATAATGGCTAGATATGAGAATGACCCTAAATGCGTCAATAAGGGTTTGGTATTACCAGTGCTTACTAATCAAAAAATGAATTCTTATCTTAAAGAAATCGCTGATGGATGCACAATCAATAAAAATCTCACCTTTCATATCGCTCGCCATACTTTTGCAACAACAGTAACGCTAAATAATGGTGTGCCGATTGAAACCGTGTCAAAAATGCTTGGTCATAAGAGTTTAAAGCAAACTCAACACTATGCCAAAATTGTTGATTTAAAGATAAGCGAGGATATGGAAATGCTAAAGAGCAGGCTTCAGCAAATCGGGGCAACTCAAACTTTGACTGTTAGTTAA
- a CDS encoding restriction endonuclease subunit S, translated as MMNIPKHWLMIPLRQIVVARKGKKPQRLSSNSFSESIPYLDIEVLESQNITQFADPYSTVISSINDLFVVWDGSRSGLVFKGMAGAVGSTLMCLTPIGINNTYLYYFLKLQFYYFNQNTTGDSIPHINSDLFYDLEIPFPPMEEQIDIVNLIEEKWVKFENDINKSNSELIQSLRNYLSELNSNLAETELNKIHSLEDFKNSVLDYAVSGKLSNKRSDEYEEYPKIRLGEVLTSINYGTAKPSKKNTDGTAIIRIPNLKNFYIDLSDLKYSHLTEDEYNSLKLEIGDILLIRSNGSVNLLGRSCIITDKEKGLAFAGYLLRLRLNHAKILSEFLNYSLHSPVVRRQIESGGRSSSGVNNINTDEVKNLTIYLPEITEQREIVSNIEKLLVKIEEAEEKNKLTSQLFDNLYQSILNMAFSGGFSSANPIDQSFSTIIRQLEIEKENKLNEIKLLQKAQSTLLNEKFMSSKDHEKVKDFIKKYSVEQYGKSDFILSDEDIRNIKIKTQDSFKDFDSDDFSSIFLEMVQSKVTPTDDLPFFITVKNDEKIGFQIRKS; from the coding sequence ATGATGAATATTCCGAAACATTGGTTAATGATTCCTCTTCGGCAGATAGTAGTAGCTCGAAAAGGAAAAAAACCTCAAAGATTATCAAGTAACAGTTTTTCCGAGAGTATTCCCTATTTGGATATTGAGGTATTGGAGAGTCAAAATATCACTCAATTTGCGGACCCTTATTCGACAGTCATATCCTCAATTAATGACTTATTTGTGGTATGGGATGGTTCACGAAGCGGATTGGTTTTTAAGGGTATGGCTGGGGCCGTAGGATCAACATTGATGTGCTTGACGCCCATCGGTATTAATAATACATATCTTTATTACTTTTTAAAACTTCAATTTTATTATTTCAACCAAAATACCACCGGCGACAGTATTCCTCATATCAACTCGGATCTCTTTTACGATTTAGAAATACCATTCCCCCCTATGGAGGAACAAATAGATATTGTTAATTTAATAGAGGAGAAATGGGTAAAATTTGAAAATGATATAAATAAATCAAATTCCGAATTAATACAAAGTTTGCGCAATTATTTATCTGAACTTAATTCAAATTTGGCAGAAACGGAATTAAATAAAATTCATTCTTTGGAAGATTTTAAAAATTCAGTTTTGGATTACGCCGTTTCTGGAAAATTAAGCAATAAAAGGTCGGATGAATACGAAGAGTATCCCAAAATTAGACTGGGCGAAGTTCTAACATCTATAAATTACGGCACTGCAAAGCCCTCGAAAAAAAATACTGACGGAACAGCCATAATTCGGATTCCTAACCTGAAAAACTTCTATATCGATTTAAGTGATTTGAAATATTCCCATTTAACTGAAGACGAATATAATAGCCTTAAATTAGAGATAGGAGATATATTATTGATTCGATCCAACGGCAGTGTTAATTTATTGGGACGATCTTGCATAATAACCGACAAAGAAAAGGGTTTGGCATTTGCTGGTTATTTATTACGATTGAGGCTTAATCATGCAAAAATTTTATCAGAGTTTTTAAATTATTCTTTACATTCACCTGTAGTTAGAAGACAAATTGAAAGCGGCGGTCGGTCCAGCAGTGGAGTTAATAACATCAACACTGATGAGGTTAAAAATCTAACAATCTATCTTCCTGAAATAACGGAGCAAAGGGAAATAGTATCTAATATCGAAAAATTACTTGTTAAAATTGAAGAGGCGGAAGAGAAAAATAAGCTAACAAGTCAGCTTTTTGACAATTTATATCAATCAATTCTCAATATGGCCTTTAGCGGTGGTTTTAGCTCAGCCAATCCTATCGATCAAAGTTTTTCGACAATAATTCGGCAATTAGAAATCGAGAAAGAGAATAAACTTAATGAAATAAAGCTCTTGCAAAAAGCGCAATCAACGTTATTAAATGAAAAGTTTATGAGTTCAAAAGATCATGAAAAGGTTAAAGATTTCATTAAAAAGTATTCAGTTGAGCAATACGGTAAATCAGACTTTATACTTTCTGATGAAGACATTAGAAATATCAAAATTAAAACCCAAGACAGCTTTAAAGATTTTGATTCCGATGACTTCTCTTCAATTTTCTTAGAAATGGTCCAAAGTAAAGTTACTCCAACAGATGATCTTCCATTTTTTATTACTGTAAAGAATGATGAGAAGATAGGATTTCAAATAAGGAAATCATGA
- a CDS encoding type I restriction-modification system subunit M, protein MDLVNKLWGFCNKLRHDGVDPSDYIEQLTYLLFIKMAEERGIYVPKGFDWNSLITKDDDALLLSHLESVLQKLKTEGGILGEIFSDPVSRVKNSKILKALIQEINSIHWTSIDADVVGLAFEELIGRVANEGKKGAGQYFTPRPLIQTIVNVIKPNPLESKNFNIGDVAVGTAGFLVVSYEWFKSKYGNHKLSKTEQNRIVEKTYFGQELVQRPRRLALMNMFLHGVNAEIKLGDTIYGVTDERYFSCILSNPPFGNKGSKQVPDRSFPVKTSDKQLNFIQHIIEKLKPGGRAAIVLPDSCLSNDAAKRIWSYYLDINKSKSEVCNLHTIIKLPEGIFAAYANGVKACVLFFQKSVPTETLWMYDARKGTRKITTKSNILELKHFEEFERSYGSDPNGTSIRTQTDRFVPHSFDSIVSRGFDLSFTEIIKSAPLPHPEIIIDEMIADYERKISALKELKSKLSANDEYSETLVNDSSSADSSSSKRKKTSKIIK, encoded by the coding sequence ATGGATTTAGTAAATAAGCTTTGGGGATTCTGTAATAAATTACGCCACGATGGGGTGGACCCATCCGACTATATTGAGCAATTAACATATCTTTTGTTCATTAAAATGGCAGAAGAACGGGGAATTTATGTTCCTAAAGGGTTTGATTGGAATTCTCTCATTACAAAAGATGATGATGCATTATTGCTCTCTCACTTAGAATCAGTATTACAAAAGCTGAAAACCGAGGGGGGTATTTTAGGGGAAATTTTCTCTGACCCAGTTTCGAGGGTTAAGAATTCCAAAATATTGAAAGCATTAATACAAGAAATCAACTCAATTCACTGGACGAGTATTGATGCTGACGTTGTGGGATTAGCTTTTGAGGAATTAATAGGAAGGGTTGCAAATGAAGGCAAAAAGGGGGCCGGACAATATTTTACCCCAAGACCATTAATTCAAACAATTGTCAATGTAATAAAGCCTAATCCTCTCGAAAGTAAAAATTTCAACATCGGAGATGTTGCTGTTGGAACTGCCGGGTTTTTAGTTGTTTCCTATGAGTGGTTTAAATCTAAATACGGAAACCACAAACTAAGCAAAACAGAGCAAAATAGGATAGTTGAAAAAACATATTTTGGTCAGGAATTAGTGCAACGTCCCCGCCGTCTTGCATTAATGAATATGTTTTTACACGGAGTTAATGCTGAAATAAAGTTAGGAGACACAATTTACGGTGTTACCGATGAGCGATATTTTTCTTGCATATTATCTAACCCGCCTTTTGGAAATAAAGGTTCAAAACAGGTGCCTGACAGAAGCTTTCCTGTAAAGACAAGTGATAAACAGTTGAATTTCATTCAGCATATTATAGAAAAGCTTAAACCCGGTGGACGAGCGGCAATAGTTTTACCAGATAGTTGTTTATCAAACGATGCGGCAAAAAGGATTTGGTCATATTACCTGGACATAAATAAAAGTAAATCGGAAGTTTGTAATCTCCACACGATCATTAAACTCCCCGAGGGGATTTTTGCGGCATATGCAAACGGCGTTAAAGCTTGTGTTTTATTTTTTCAAAAAAGTGTCCCGACTGAAACTTTATGGATGTATGATGCCCGGAAGGGAACACGGAAAATTACTACAAAAAGTAATATTTTAGAGTTAAAACATTTTGAAGAGTTTGAAAGAAGCTATGGTAGCGACCCCAATGGAACTAGTATCAGAACACAAACGGATAGATTTGTGCCCCATTCATTTGATTCTATTGTAAGTAGAGGTTTCGATTTGTCATTTACTGAAATAATTAAGTCTGCTCCATTGCCTCATCCAGAAATAATTATTGATGAAATGATTGCAGATTATGAGCGAAAGATTAGTGCTTTAAAAGAATTAAAAAGTAAATTGTCAGCAAATGATGAATATTCCGAAACATTGGTTAATGATTCCTCTTCGGCAGATAGTAGTAGCTCGAAAAGGAAAAAAACCTCAAAGATTATCAAGTAA
- a CDS encoding DUF262 domain-containing protein yields the protein MNNEADNSNLQYKAIEDVFQVKYFIDFYQRDYTWSSDNVFALLEDSYHRFDLKYTESSETVPDYIRKHYKWYYLNTYIINKQGDRTCIVDGQQRFSTLTLMLIKLFHLAKEKELSDARIDSVKNLICKATSSGLQFWMGGDDRIDTLADLFKNQKNTKPERPLKQSDIFLYLNYDTVNKFFNEKFKDAPSHYLECFIIFFLTNVKLVEIEIKESDDVAMVFEVINAKGQKLKSHEILKAQLLSQIPKDEIDEYLRYWNTACTVLQNSGLKFPNIDDPVDAFFTYYFRARYSKTTTEIQVFKDYHKTIFSRDWQERLPFKKDAKFVKNFIKTDFIYYATKMAELVSSTLESNKYVYYNIKLNEITNLYLVILSAIKPNDAAYYEKVKLLAQLVDRHYMVLRLQGCYDSNSFTRQITSLVINLREKDDLVEIKQDFDDGLISDINKTRSANVTELFNYGFFKDTKVNSSNKTFIRYLLARIEEFLCLEMNYANFAGYNNLCVGKKYHIEHILAYNDENKTIFGNEDFFNEQRDRLGGLLLLKKGDNGMSLAEVYADKLKTYTNDTNFARTLTQYFYHNNSGLKLLKDKYPSILLSAIDNFDEKALDSRHALIYNICKTIWSDDYISLN from the coding sequence ATGAACAACGAAGCAGATAATAGTAATTTACAGTATAAAGCCATCGAAGATGTTTTTCAGGTAAAATATTTCATTGATTTTTATCAGCGAGATTATACCTGGAGTTCTGATAACGTTTTTGCTTTACTTGAGGATTCTTATCATAGGTTTGACTTAAAATATACCGAAAGTTCAGAAACAGTTCCGGATTACATTAGAAAACACTATAAATGGTATTACCTTAACACCTACATAATTAATAAACAAGGTGATCGTACGTGCATTGTAGATGGACAACAAAGATTCTCAACCCTTACACTAATGCTTATCAAGTTGTTTCATTTAGCTAAAGAAAAGGAGCTTAGTGATGCAAGGATTGACAGCGTGAAAAATCTTATTTGTAAGGCGACTTCCTCGGGCTTGCAGTTTTGGATGGGGGGTGATGATCGTATTGATACATTAGCCGACCTGTTTAAAAATCAAAAGAATACCAAACCTGAACGTCCTTTAAAACAAAGTGACATATTTCTTTATTTGAACTATGACACGGTTAATAAATTTTTCAATGAAAAATTCAAGGATGCACCCTCACATTATTTGGAATGCTTCATTATTTTCTTTCTTACCAATGTAAAACTGGTTGAAATTGAAATTAAGGAATCTGATGATGTTGCTATGGTTTTTGAAGTAATTAATGCGAAAGGACAAAAACTAAAATCACATGAAATTTTAAAGGCTCAATTACTTAGTCAGATACCAAAAGACGAAATTGACGAATATTTAAGATATTGGAATACAGCTTGCACGGTATTGCAAAATTCAGGCTTGAAATTTCCCAATATTGATGATCCCGTAGATGCCTTTTTTACCTATTATTTCCGGGCAAGATATTCCAAAACAACGACTGAAATCCAAGTATTTAAAGATTATCATAAAACCATCTTTTCTAGGGACTGGCAGGAACGATTGCCTTTTAAAAAGGATGCAAAATTTGTCAAAAATTTTATAAAAACGGATTTTATATACTATGCTACAAAAATGGCTGAATTGGTTAGTAGCACACTCGAAAGTAACAAGTATGTTTATTACAACATCAAGCTTAATGAAATTACTAATTTATATTTGGTTATACTTTCGGCGATCAAGCCCAATGATGCAGCCTACTACGAAAAAGTCAAACTATTAGCTCAATTGGTTGACCGGCATTATATGGTACTCCGTTTACAGGGCTGCTATGACAGCAATAGTTTTACCAGGCAGATTACATCACTTGTTATTAATTTACGGGAAAAAGATGACCTGGTAGAAATAAAGCAAGATTTTGATGATGGCTTAATCAGCGACATTAATAAAACGCGTTCAGCAAATGTAACGGAACTGTTTAATTATGGTTTTTTTAAAGACACAAAAGTTAATTCAAGTAATAAAACATTCATCAGATATTTATTGGCACGGATTGAGGAATTTTTGTGTTTGGAAATGAATTACGCAAACTTTGCAGGATACAACAACTTATGTGTTGGTAAGAAATATCATATTGAACATATTTTAGCGTACAATGATGAGAATAAAACCATTTTTGGAAACGAAGATTTCTTTAATGAACAAAGGGATCGTTTAGGGGGACTTTTATTATTAAAAAAGGGCGATAATGGAATGTCTTTAGCAGAAGTTTATGCAGATAAATTGAAAACATATACAAATGATACCAATTTCGCAAGGACGTTGACCCAATACTTTTATCACAATAACAGCGGCCTTAAACTTTTGAAAGATAAATACCCTTCAATTTTACTTTCTGCTATTGATAACTTTGATGAAAAAGCTTTGGATTCCAGGCATGCGCTTATTTATAACATTTGCAAAACAATATGGAGTGATGATTATATTAGCCTCAATTAG
- a CDS encoding restriction system-associated AAA family ATPase: MKIQSIQLFNERYRGLEHFEKKFPKHILLKGHVDPICLVGLNGSGKSNFLELIADIFYDLEIYFLYEAEKKLYHTDSPKYFAYASRDQEPIYFDLKYKINIYNQVTLKEESKEIQITRRPPTGRVKKKPAPIFKVKVENKQQDNLFDDDSYTVISPDEARNYLPLVVGYTSGLNDLISMPFIDLQDFYAQQVANEAKAKAKKNKTPDSHKKAIESPNLLILNYDSNAAIVVSNLLLANTQKLKTIQETLRIERLNSFRIIIRWNKLYTRRTLEVTDELQGYLDSLADCAVLKEITKESGDGEIHTLDFVFNEVTQGLFKDKFGTPQKLFEALTKLNLLNTLCIQREQRNNLRKKREKGQLLRFPQIASLDKIFSIEKIELVLKLSEERFVRTEYEKISDGEHQFIHIIGGILLFDEKYPKRDIVYLLDEPDTHFNPIWRSDFFYQLEKILINKDVEFIITTHSPFVLSDCHGYNVFKFIREGDKVTFDRIKSETYGSTFENVLDNVFQSDLKQDEHFKNQMAKLSFNQIQDLYIKINNSETKEKLEVIMGEIRLLGESMDRLQLLKHYTDKENELSKI, translated from the coding sequence ATGAAAATACAGTCTATCCAGCTTTTTAATGAAAGATATCGTGGTCTGGAGCATTTTGAAAAAAAATTTCCCAAGCATATTTTGCTTAAGGGCCATGTTGATCCAATTTGCCTGGTTGGTCTAAATGGGAGTGGAAAATCAAATTTTTTAGAGCTAATTGCTGATATTTTCTATGATCTTGAAATTTACTTTTTGTATGAGGCGGAAAAAAAATTGTACCATACCGACAGTCCCAAATACTTCGCCTATGCCTCTCGAGACCAAGAACCAATCTATTTCGATTTAAAATATAAAATCAATATCTATAATCAAGTCACGTTAAAGGAAGAATCAAAGGAAATTCAGATTACGAGAAGACCTCCGACTGGACGGGTCAAGAAAAAACCCGCGCCTATTTTTAAAGTTAAAGTCGAAAACAAACAACAAGATAACTTATTTGACGATGATTCTTATACAGTAATTTCTCCTGATGAGGCAAGAAATTATCTTCCTTTAGTAGTAGGGTACACATCTGGTTTAAATGACCTTATAAGTATGCCGTTTATTGATTTACAAGATTTTTACGCTCAACAAGTAGCTAACGAAGCGAAAGCTAAAGCTAAAAAGAATAAGACTCCGGACAGTCATAAAAAGGCTATTGAATCACCTAACTTATTGATTTTAAATTATGATTCAAATGCAGCAATTGTAGTTTCAAATTTGCTTTTGGCCAACACTCAAAAATTAAAAACTATTCAGGAAACATTACGAATCGAAAGGCTAAACTCATTCAGGATAATTATCAGGTGGAATAAGCTTTATACTAGACGTACACTGGAGGTAACAGATGAACTACAAGGATATTTGGATAGTTTAGCAGACTGTGCCGTTTTAAAAGAAATTACAAAAGAAAGTGGTGATGGAGAAATTCATACACTGGATTTCGTATTTAATGAAGTCACACAAGGACTATTTAAGGATAAATTTGGGACGCCACAAAAACTTTTTGAAGCTTTAACAAAGTTAAACCTTTTAAATACTCTTTGCATACAAAGGGAACAACGAAATAATCTCCGTAAAAAACGTGAGAAAGGTCAACTACTTAGATTCCCACAAATAGCGTCACTCGATAAAATATTTAGTATCGAAAAAATTGAACTCGTTTTAAAATTAAGTGAAGAAAGGTTTGTTCGAACCGAATATGAAAAGATCAGCGACGGCGAACATCAATTTATTCATATAATTGGCGGAATCTTGCTTTTTGATGAAAAGTATCCTAAAAGAGATATAGTTTATTTATTAGATGAACCAGATACTCACTTTAACCCTATTTGGCGGAGCGATTTTTTTTATCAGTTAGAAAAGATACTCATTAATAAGGATGTAGAATTTATAATAACCACCCATTCGCCATTTGTTCTATCTGATTGTCACGGGTACAATGTATTTAAGTTTATAAGGGAAGGTGACAAAGTAACGTTTGATCGCATCAAAAGTGAAACTTATGGAAGTACTTTTGAAAATGTTTTAGATAATGTTTTTCAATCTGATTTAAAGCAAGATGAACATTTTAAAAATCAAATGGCTAAGCTTTCATTTAACCAGATTCAGGACCTATATATAAAAATCAATAACTCCGAAACTAAAGAAAAGTTAGAAGTAATAATGGGTGAAATAAGGTTGTTAGGTGAATCTATGGACAGGCTTCAGCTATTAAAACATTATACAGATAAGGAAAATGAGCTTTCAAAAATTTAA
- a CDS encoding helix-turn-helix domain-containing protein — protein sequence MQIINQEALSHCIRDAVRAELQEHFKTGGSQPPDSEKLLSKQELAAELGVSLVTLTDWMKKGLPYLRLHKRVYFKKSEVLNAMQQTIKD from the coding sequence ATGCAGATCATTAACCAAGAAGCCCTTAGCCATTGCATCAGGGATGCAGTCAGGGCAGAACTACAAGAACACTTTAAAACAGGTGGCAGCCAGCCGCCGGATTCAGAAAAACTTTTATCCAAGCAGGAGCTTGCCGCCGAACTCGGCGTGTCATTGGTAACGCTTACGGACTGGATGAAAAAAGGCTTACCCTATTTGCGCCTGCATAAACGGGTGTACTTCAAAAAAAGTGAGGTACTCAATGCCATGCAACAAACTATCAAAGATTAA